One window from the genome of Roseisolibacter agri encodes:
- a CDS encoding transporter yields MRHPAVLPVLAAAALASGCASHGAYSGSIVTDRPDFTESPVAVPRGAVQVEAGNTLERTDDVRANTLGETLVRVGVRGGVELRLGLPSYVRVAGPGAVDGLSDGNLGAKFELVGESRAAGLVPTTALIVGAALPTGSRAFRGGGVSPEAKLLVGWSLGEAWALSSNLNVASVDAGDARTGEVAGSLSLARSLSERTGAYLEWFGTRPDGAQGTHFANGGVTYLFTDNHQLDLRVGRGLGGNRRDYFLGLGFSQRW; encoded by the coding sequence ATGCGTCATCCCGCCGTCCTTCCCGTCCTCGCCGCCGCCGCGCTCGCGTCCGGCTGCGCCTCCCACGGCGCCTACTCCGGCAGCATAGTCACCGACCGTCCCGACTTCACCGAGAGCCCGGTGGCCGTGCCGCGCGGCGCGGTGCAGGTGGAGGCCGGCAACACGCTCGAGCGCACCGACGACGTGCGCGCCAACACGCTCGGCGAGACGCTGGTGCGCGTGGGCGTGCGCGGCGGCGTGGAACTGCGGTTGGGGCTCCCGTCGTACGTGCGCGTCGCCGGCCCGGGCGCCGTGGACGGCCTCTCCGACGGCAACCTCGGCGCCAAGTTCGAGCTCGTGGGCGAGTCGCGCGCGGCGGGGCTGGTGCCGACGACCGCGCTCATCGTCGGCGCGGCGCTGCCGACCGGGTCGCGGGCGTTCCGCGGCGGCGGCGTCTCGCCCGAGGCCAAGCTGCTCGTGGGCTGGTCGCTCGGCGAGGCGTGGGCGCTGTCGTCCAACCTCAACGTCGCGTCGGTGGACGCGGGCGACGCGCGCACCGGCGAGGTCGCGGGAAGCCTCTCGCTCGCGCGCTCGCTCTCGGAGCGCACGGGCGCGTACCTCGAGTGGTTCGGGACGCGGCCCGACGGCGCGCAGGGGACGCACTTCGCGAATGGCGGCGTGACGTACCTCTTCACGGACAACCACCAGCTCGACCTGCGCGTGGGCCGCGGGCTGGGCGGCAACCGCCGCGACTACTTCCTCGGGCTCGGCTTCTCGCAGCGCTGGTAG
- a CDS encoding Ig-like domain-containing protein encodes MLRLPLPLAWRALPRRATLLAVLATAGCGGGGGGIAPTNPPPTQTVTLTTAPAALTCQAGEQVSLAATLTPAQTGATFTFAATNANATVTATGASATVRCVSAGASAITVSAGGQNVTVPVAITAVPVTVSVSMEASSLSIPVGASQPITVRVTASPAGTSTDFRCRSSATGVLTVDSLTCLARGVAPGNAIVTATSVALPTVAATLGFSVTAPVTGPAVRSWSAFRAGIVGDTVVRGSVYGLWGTSATNVWAVASEFAATGEIWRYDGTRWTLARASSGVVLYGISGSGGTDVYAVGERGTVLRWDGSAWSAIASGTTATLRNVFAAGPRLAYAVGDSGVVLRIDASGVARLNPGTTARLDAAWASGTANVYVGGDSGLVVRFDGTSWRRIPTAAGEYVNGIWGTVSGPVFAASSTGRIFQVQTGTATQTASLPFGFTNISGTAANDIYAVGYGVARFDGSSWSEVDAPYDGALLLSAFATTGAAFVGGPDGLVMVRRGTPAAFVTTNARVEWFGVAPLAGNSTLLVGSLGASCRWDGSTCTAQPTGTGATLYGAWGDVGASAIAVGEGVILQYSSGAWRTVRSDVGTLNGVHGRSATDAFAVGSRIFRLQGATWSEMTKPTTNALYAVWSGTANFALAVGQRGTLLRFDGTAWRVAPLLNRTENLLSVWGADTSNVFVGAAGGGLYRFDGATWTAQTSPSTCSVWGIWGASSRDVYAATGCGEVLRYDGTSWTRVIQAPTNLWAITGLPAGGAIAPGGNHLLLRGFPTALVASDLGPRTSRRPADVRTSRGGGALPRTDRFGAPVLRPR; translated from the coding sequence ATGCTCAGGCTTCCGCTGCCCCTCGCCTGGCGCGCGCTTCCGCGCCGGGCGACGCTGCTCGCCGTCCTCGCGACCGCCGGCTGTGGCGGGGGCGGGGGCGGGATCGCGCCGACCAACCCGCCGCCGACGCAGACGGTCACGCTCACGACCGCGCCGGCGGCGCTGACCTGCCAGGCGGGCGAGCAGGTGAGCCTCGCCGCGACGCTGACGCCCGCGCAGACGGGCGCCACGTTCACCTTCGCCGCGACTAACGCCAACGCCACCGTCACCGCCACGGGCGCGTCGGCGACCGTGCGCTGCGTGTCGGCTGGCGCGTCGGCGATCACGGTCAGCGCCGGCGGCCAGAACGTCACCGTGCCCGTCGCGATCACCGCGGTGCCCGTCACCGTCTCGGTGTCGATGGAGGCGTCGTCGCTGTCGATCCCCGTCGGCGCGTCGCAGCCCATCACCGTGCGCGTCACCGCGTCGCCCGCGGGGACGAGCACCGACTTCCGCTGCCGCTCGTCGGCCACGGGCGTGCTGACGGTCGACTCGCTCACGTGCCTCGCGCGTGGCGTCGCGCCGGGCAACGCGATCGTCACCGCGACGTCCGTCGCGCTCCCCACCGTCGCCGCGACCCTCGGCTTCAGCGTCACGGCGCCGGTCACCGGGCCCGCGGTGCGCTCGTGGAGCGCGTTCCGCGCGGGCATCGTCGGCGACACGGTCGTGCGCGGCTCGGTGTACGGGCTGTGGGGCACCAGCGCGACCAACGTCTGGGCCGTCGCGAGCGAGTTCGCGGCCACCGGCGAGATCTGGCGCTACGACGGCACGCGCTGGACGCTCGCGCGCGCCAGCAGCGGCGTGGTGCTGTACGGCATCAGCGGCTCCGGCGGGACCGACGTGTACGCGGTCGGCGAGCGCGGCACCGTGCTGCGCTGGGACGGCTCGGCGTGGAGCGCGATCGCGAGCGGCACGACGGCGACGCTGCGCAACGTGTTCGCCGCCGGTCCGCGGCTCGCGTACGCGGTGGGCGACAGCGGCGTGGTGCTGCGCATCGACGCGAGTGGCGTGGCGCGGCTCAATCCCGGCACCACCGCGCGGCTCGACGCGGCGTGGGCCAGCGGCACCGCGAACGTCTACGTCGGCGGCGACTCGGGCCTCGTCGTGCGCTTCGACGGCACGAGCTGGCGCCGCATCCCGACCGCGGCCGGCGAGTACGTGAACGGGATCTGGGGCACGGTCAGCGGCCCGGTGTTCGCCGCGTCCAGCACGGGGCGCATCTTCCAGGTGCAGACGGGCACCGCGACGCAGACGGCGAGCCTCCCGTTCGGCTTCACCAACATCTCGGGCACCGCCGCGAACGACATCTACGCGGTGGGCTACGGCGTCGCGCGCTTCGACGGGTCGTCGTGGAGCGAGGTCGATGCGCCGTACGACGGCGCGCTCCTCCTCTCGGCGTTCGCCACCACGGGCGCGGCGTTCGTGGGCGGGCCCGACGGGCTCGTGATGGTGCGGCGCGGCACGCCGGCGGCGTTCGTGACGACCAACGCGCGCGTGGAGTGGTTCGGCGTCGCGCCGCTCGCCGGCAACTCCACGCTGCTCGTCGGTTCGCTCGGCGCATCGTGCCGGTGGGACGGCAGCACCTGCACCGCGCAGCCCACGGGCACCGGCGCGACGCTCTACGGCGCGTGGGGCGACGTCGGCGCGAGCGCGATCGCCGTCGGCGAGGGCGTCATCCTGCAGTACTCGAGCGGCGCGTGGCGCACGGTGCGCAGCGACGTCGGCACGCTCAACGGCGTCCACGGCCGCAGCGCGACGGACGCCTTCGCGGTCGGCTCGCGCATCTTCCGCCTGCAGGGCGCGACGTGGTCGGAGATGACGAAGCCCACGACGAACGCGCTGTACGCGGTGTGGAGCGGGACGGCGAACTTCGCGCTCGCCGTCGGGCAGCGCGGGACGCTGCTGCGCTTCGACGGCACGGCGTGGCGCGTGGCGCCGCTGCTCAACCGCACCGAGAACCTGCTCAGCGTGTGGGGCGCCGACACGAGCAACGTGTTCGTCGGCGCCGCGGGCGGCGGCCTCTATCGCTTCGACGGCGCGACGTGGACCGCGCAGACGTCGCCGTCGACGTGCAGCGTGTGGGGCATCTGGGGCGCCAGCTCGCGCGACGTCTACGCCGCGACCGGCTGCGGCGAGGTGCTGCGCTACGACGGCACGAGCTGGACGCGCGTGATCCAGGCGCCGACCAACCTGTGGGCGATCACGGGCCTGCCCGCCGGCGGCGCGATCGCGCCGGGCGGCAACCACCTGCTGCTGCGCGGCTTCCCGACGGCGCTCGTGGCGTCGGACCTTGGCCCGCGCACGTCGCGGCGCCCCGCCGACGTGCGCACGTCGCGCGGCGGCGGCGCGCTGCCGCGCACCGATCGGTTCGGCGCGCCGGTGCTCCGGCCCAGGTGA